A stretch of the Clostridium fungisolvens genome encodes the following:
- a CDS encoding M48 family metallopeptidase, whose product MEYQLIRSRRKTVAIEVKEDKIIIKCPYNCSKQYVDSLIDKNRAWIEETHKKVMIKKSNKLTYKEGQNVYFMGVPYEIKVIRGTRNSLEFNGQEFIFTIMSSQFDNNEHSEEVRIELMMAWFRKQGAEYLTKRTSDLAKQLGLTINKVYIKNVRTIWGSCSTKNNINYNIRLMSMPKEVIDYVVIHELCHLVQRNHSEKFWELVERVIPDYKQRRSFLKNNSSKYCNW is encoded by the coding sequence ATGGAGTATCAGTTAATAAGATCTAGAAGAAAAACTGTAGCAATAGAAGTAAAAGAGGATAAGATAATCATAAAATGTCCATATAATTGTTCGAAACAATACGTAGATAGCCTTATTGATAAGAATAGAGCATGGATTGAAGAGACACATAAGAAGGTAATGATCAAAAAATCTAATAAACTAACTTATAAAGAAGGACAAAATGTTTATTTTATGGGTGTACCATATGAAATAAAAGTTATCAGAGGAACAAGAAATTCATTGGAGTTTAATGGGCAGGAATTTATATTTACAATTATGAGTTCTCAATTTGACAATAATGAACACAGTGAAGAAGTAAGAATTGAACTTATGATGGCGTGGTTTAGAAAACAGGGTGCCGAATACTTGACAAAAAGAACATCTGATTTAGCTAAGCAGTTAGGGCTAACTATAAATAAGGTATATATAAAGAATGTTAGAACCATATGGGGAAGCTGCTCAACTAAAAACAACATAAATTATAATATAAGGTTGATGTCCATGCCTAAAGAAGTTATCGATTATGTTGTAATACATGAACTGTGCCACTTAGTTCAAAGGAATCACTCGGAGAAGTTTTGGGAGTTAGTTGAAAGGGTAATTCCGGATTATAAACAAAGAAGGAGTTTTCTCAAAAACAATAGTTCCAAGTATTGCAATTGGTAA
- a CDS encoding LacI family DNA-binding transcriptional regulator gives MSVSIKDVAKEAGVSIATVSRVLNDIDVVNEETKKKVLDAIKKLGYRPNIVARSLKTQRTKTIGILIPDISSQIYPEIVRGAEDVANIYDYNVILCNSDLDVEKEKEYLKVLKEKMVDGVLYMSSSLDDEIVDLVNELDLKTVLVESKDKEGQLPSVTIDNAKATYDATKYLLDKGAKKIAFIGIKKDTNNAWSNRYIGYENALKDANISINEEHLYFDTLKTKTGHEGVLHILQSKERPDAIVCASDEIAMGAVNALRENNISVPDDVSVIGFNNIYAASVFYPKLTTISQPVYDMGSIAMRMLIKLINQKTIEEGHYVLDHQLIVRDSCK, from the coding sequence ATGTCAGTTTCAATTAAAGATGTTGCTAAGGAAGCGGGAGTTTCAATTGCAACTGTTTCTAGAGTACTAAATGACATCGATGTTGTTAATGAAGAGACTAAGAAGAAAGTTTTAGATGCAATAAAGAAGCTTGGATATAGACCTAATATTGTGGCTAGAAGTTTAAAAACACAAAGAACAAAAACTATTGGTATTCTTATACCAGATATATCAAGTCAGATATATCCAGAAATAGTTAGAGGTGCAGAAGACGTCGCAAATATATATGATTACAATGTAATACTATGTAACTCAGATTTAGATGTTGAAAAAGAAAAAGAATACTTGAAAGTTCTTAAAGAAAAAATGGTTGATGGTGTTCTTTACATGAGTAGTTCTTTAGATGATGAGATTGTAGATTTAGTAAATGAACTTGATCTAAAGACTGTTCTAGTAGAAAGTAAAGATAAAGAAGGCCAATTGCCAAGTGTTACAATTGATAATGCTAAAGCTACATATGACGCTACAAAATACTTATTGGACAAAGGTGCTAAGAAAATTGCATTTATAGGTATAAAAAAAGATACCAATAATGCATGGAGTAACAGATATATAGGCTACGAAAATGCACTTAAAGATGCTAATATATCTATTAATGAGGAGCACTTATATTTTGATACCTTAAAGACTAAAACAGGTCATGAAGGTGTATTACACATTTTGCAGAGTAAAGAAAGACCAGATGCTATAGTTTGTGCTTCTGATGAAATTGCAATGGGTGCAGTTAATGCATTAAGAGAAAATAATATCAGTGTTCCAGATGATGTTAGTGTTATTGGTTTTAATAACATTTATGCGGCATCAGTTTTCTATCCAAAGCTAACAACAATTTCTCAGCCAGTATATGATATGGGCTCAATTGCAATGAGAATGCTTATAAAGCTTATCAATCAAAAAACTATAGAAGAGGGTCATTATGTACTTGATCATCAGCTTATCGTAAGAGATAGTTGTAAATAA
- a CDS encoding DUF5050 domain-containing protein encodes MKKRFFISAVIIIIISVITFFSISYKNANNNDKAKEQITKSKTQEAKNTSSNTSAPTTATESLNNNLKLTNSGLHNSVDNINSLSNYLNGGFVRYSSPFLFISPSVTLSYDSPLVYSMEDGTTFFKQLSSISNASSINIINSDVYYKSNSISTLMKSNISTNENTILATQCGPYYIYNDWIYFISPSDCSINKMTLNGESLTKIKSDLSKDKNWYPEDPSTLFIYNNKIYYSDMITYGDEHNLKWKNEIYSMNLDGTNFEKVVEDRFSSFILYENSIYYFRSLDDTSVNIDLVKFDLSTRKSSTLSSFSNAGVSNFNIYNNDLYFIGIYPQNSSAPTGFDIKLQKCNLTTKKISTISNSIATSGKIFILNDRIFVLPMGVTDKNSYLYYSVKTDGSEQKYVK; translated from the coding sequence ATGAAAAAACGTTTTTTTATCTCAGCTGTAATTATAATTATTATATCAGTTATTACTTTTTTCTCTATCTCTTATAAAAATGCAAACAATAATGACAAAGCAAAGGAGCAAATAACTAAAAGTAAAACTCAAGAAGCCAAAAATACTTCTTCAAATACTAGTGCCCCTACCACTGCTACCGAATCTCTTAATAACAATCTAAAATTAACTAATAGTGGATTGCATAACTCAGTAGATAATATTAATTCCTTAAGCAATTATCTTAATGGTGGCTTCGTAAGATATTCTAGCCCTTTTTTATTTATATCTCCTTCTGTAACACTTTCTTACGATTCCCCCTTAGTATATTCAATGGAAGATGGAACCACTTTTTTCAAACAACTAAGCAGTATATCCAACGCCTCAAGTATAAATATAATAAATAGCGATGTTTACTATAAATCAAACTCAATTTCTACATTAATGAAATCTAATATTTCTACTAATGAAAATACTATACTAGCAACTCAATGTGGACCTTACTATATATATAATGATTGGATTTACTTTATTAGTCCAAGCGATTGTTCGATAAATAAGATGACGCTTAATGGTGAATCACTTACAAAAATAAAGTCTGATTTATCAAAAGATAAAAATTGGTATCCAGAGGATCCTTCAACCTTATTTATCTATAATAATAAAATTTATTATTCTGATATGATTACCTATGGAGACGAGCACAATTTAAAATGGAAAAATGAAATTTACTCAATGAATTTAGATGGTACAAATTTCGAAAAAGTTGTTGAAGATAGATTTTCTTCATTTATTTTATATGAAAACTCTATATATTACTTTAGAAGCCTAGATGACACCTCAGTAAATATAGATTTAGTAAAATTTGATTTATCAACAAGGAAAAGTTCAACTTTGTCTAGTTTTTCAAACGCAGGTGTAAGTAACTTCAATATATATAATAATGATTTATACTTTATAGGCATTTATCCACAAAACAGCTCAGCACCTACAGGGTTTGATATAAAGCTTCAAAAATGCAACTTAACCACTAAAAAGATTTCTACAATATCAAATTCTATAGCTACCTCTGGAAAAATTTTCATACTAAATGATAGAATTTTCGTACTTCCAATGGGAGTTACCGATAAGAATTCATACTTATACTATTCTGTTAAAACAGATGGAAGTGAACAAAAATACGTAAAATAA
- a CDS encoding MarR family winged helix-turn-helix transcriptional regulator, whose product MTKKDKMLGGYISQLYRLGSAFITKELSKFNIGYGQFMFLIELYRHESICQEELAEILHIDKGTTARAIKKLEEHEYVIRVKDTSDRRAYKLSVTDKAKEIEPHIKNILYDWNDKLTSNLNEDEKKMALELMSKIAKNQRICAGKEK is encoded by the coding sequence ATGACTAAGAAAGATAAAATGCTTGGAGGTTATATATCTCAGTTATATAGATTAGGTAGTGCTTTTATCACTAAGGAACTATCAAAGTTTAACATAGGTTATGGACAGTTTATGTTCCTAATAGAACTTTATAGACATGAAAGCATCTGCCAAGAGGAATTAGCAGAGATTCTACATATTGATAAAGGAACTACAGCTAGAGCGATAAAGAAGCTTGAGGAGCATGAGTATGTAATAAGAGTTAAGGACACTTCAGATAGAAGGGCGTATAAGTTATCAGTAACGGATAAGGCCAAAGAAATTGAACCACATATTAAGAATATTTTATATGACTGGAATGATAAACTTACGTCTAACTTGAATGAAGATGAGAAGAAGATGGCTCTTGAGCTAATGAGTAAGATAGCAAAAAATCAAAGGATATGTGCAGGGAAGGAGAAATAA